Sequence from the Calorimonas adulescens genome:
CCTCCCCTCTCCATAAAAAACACTCGAATATTTCGAAATATATGAAGAATCTGCTGATCTGGTTATGAAAATTCCATCCTCAATAACCCTTTTTGTGTTCTCTTATCCCTTATGTTTTAATGATATCATTATTCCAATTATTTTTCAATGATATCCGATTTTTTGCTTACCCGTTGGATCGAGCTAATTATATACTACTTTGAATATATGTCGCTTTCATTAAAAAGTTAATTTTGCATTTTTCCATAAATGCTTGACATTTTCTGCTCACTGGTCTATACTGGAGATAGAACATGTATATACATATCCTCTGTTTCTATCCTTTCCTTTCAAAAGAATTTTGTTGAAAACGAAGGTGAAAATGCAAGCAGATCTTGACCTCAGTGTTTGCCCAGAATATTATTAATTTTAGAGGAGGCGGGGAGTGGGGATAAGAGCATGATTGACCTGAATAAATTGAATACAGGATAAGTACGCATCGATAGGGATTTGCTGCTACATATTCTGTAGGCACGACGGATCTTGAGGTGTTGGATTTCGATGCGTTGAAGTTTCAAAGTCTTGGGGAAATCGTATTCAACGGAATTATAGTCTCCTTGTGTAAGAGCAAACAATTTAAAGATACATGCGTTTTTGAAAATTTGTAGTGTTTTGCATCAGGCCAATACACCTGAAATAAAGTGAGATTTTAATAAAATGTGAAGGTGATAATATGTCTGATGTCAAGTTGTTGCAGCAAGAAAGAACGAAGCTTTTTCATGACCTGTATGACGGCAAGATACCCAAAAGGGTTCCCGTTAATGCAAACATGGGCGTGGAATTTTGCATTCAATATGCCGGCCTCCCCCTGGCAAAGACTCAATGGACCATGGAAGGCGTTGAAGAAGCCATGGATAGAGCCTGCCAGATCACAGGTTCCGACGGTTATCCCTTCGGGTTTACAAGATTTCCTGCTCCTCTACAGATATTGGGTTCAAAGTTTTCCGTCATGGGATCCGACGGGTTTATCCAGCATCCAGAAGTTACAGTAATGGAAGCGGATGAGTATGATGAACTTATAAAAAACCCCTACGATTTTATAATGGAAAAAGCTTTGCCCAGAACCTATCCCGAACTAGATACTGATCCTGTGACACGTTCGCTTGTCTTTGCCAAAGCAGCAAAAGCATTTTTTGATTCAATGGATGAATATGCAAAAATTGATGCTAAATTGAGCGAAAAGTACGGCTTTTATGTGACTCCTCCCGAATCCGTCGGGATGGCGCTGGCTCCTTTTGACTTTATCGCGGATGTTCTCAGAGGTTTCAAAGGCATATCCATGGACGTCAGAAGGTGCCCCGAAAAAGTAGCCGAAGCGTGCGAAGCGTTATTGCCTCTCACATTGAAAAGAGCAATTCCTCCGGTCCCTTCAAAATACGGTCAGACATTCATGCCCCTTCATATGGCCACATTCCTAAGGGAAAGCGACTTCGAAAAGCTATACTGGCCCACATTTTCCAGGACGGTGCAGGCTTTAGCGGATGTTGGCCAGCCGGTATTCATGTTTTGTGAGCATAACTGGATGAGATATCTGGACTATTTATACGAACTGCCTGAAAACACAAGAATAGCTTTTGAGTTTGGAGATCCCAAACTTGTTAAACAAAAACTCGGTAAAAGGCATATCCTTTCAGGTCTGTATCCTATGACATACCTTAAAACTGCTACAAAACAGCAATGCATAGATAAAGCAAAAGAATTACTCGACATTATGGCTCCCGGAGGAAGATATTATTTTGATTTTGACAAGAGTCTCATTTCACTTGATACCGCTAATGTGGAAAACTATGAAGCGGTGACCAGATATGTAGCTGAAAATTCTTATTACAGCAATGCTGGTGAACCTGCTGACTGTGATGAAAATGCGGGCAAAAAGTTTATAGAAACTGGCGATATAAAGCCATTTAAATCAAAATACTACAAGACTTGGGAAGAATATAAGGCCGAACACCCAGAGATACCTGCAGATCTCGAGCCTGTAATTGCCCAAAAACTGCAAATGTATGAAGAGATGTTTTTCATGTTGTTTTAATTTAAATTCTATAAATGCATTATATAAGTATTTTATCTTAAGTTTTCAATATAATT
This genomic interval carries:
- a CDS encoding uroporphyrinogen decarboxylase family protein; its protein translation is MSDVKLLQQERTKLFHDLYDGKIPKRVPVNANMGVEFCIQYAGLPLAKTQWTMEGVEEAMDRACQITGSDGYPFGFTRFPAPLQILGSKFSVMGSDGFIQHPEVTVMEADEYDELIKNPYDFIMEKALPRTYPELDTDPVTRSLVFAKAAKAFFDSMDEYAKIDAKLSEKYGFYVTPPESVGMALAPFDFIADVLRGFKGISMDVRRCPEKVAEACEALLPLTLKRAIPPVPSKYGQTFMPLHMATFLRESDFEKLYWPTFSRTVQALADVGQPVFMFCEHNWMRYLDYLYELPENTRIAFEFGDPKLVKQKLGKRHILSGLYPMTYLKTATKQQCIDKAKELLDIMAPGGRYYFDFDKSLISLDTANVENYEAVTRYVAENSYYSNAGEPADCDENAGKKFIETGDIKPFKSKYYKTWEEYKAEHPEIPADLEPVIAQKLQMYEEMFFMLF